One segment of Macrotis lagotis isolate mMagLag1 chromosome 1, bilby.v1.9.chrom.fasta, whole genome shotgun sequence DNA contains the following:
- the AGMAT gene encoding guanidino acid hydrolase, mitochondrial — protein sequence MEQLFSYHIRQLLQANWWKDGLHLGSSLGFRILRWLGACRRPSTRNFSVPSWAYSGSLTGSAPRLLKSHLQWSDTPHRWASDATFNLPPSSMSVARSVGVCTMMKLPLQSSPKGLDAAFVGVPLDIGTSNRPGTRFGPRRIREESVMLRTVNASTGALPFQSLMVADIGDVNVNLYNLSDSCRLIREAYQKIAAASCIPLTLGGDHTITYPILQALAEKHGPVALLHIDAHTDTADEALGEKLYHGTPFRRCVEEGLLDCKRVVQIGIRGSVTTVNPYKYNRDQGFRVVLAEDCWLKSLVPLMGEVRQQMGNKPIYISFDIDALDPAYAPGTGTPEIAGLTPSQALEIIRGCQGLNVVGCDLVEVAPMYDPSGNTALLAANLLFEMLCILPKVKTA from the exons ATGGAACAACTCTTTTCCTACCATATCCGACAACTTCTCCAAGCCAACTGGTGGAAGGATGGACTCCATCTGGGGAGCTCTTTGGGATTCAGAATATTAAGATGGTTGGGGGCCTGCCGAAGGCCTTCGACCAGGAATTTTTCTGTGCCCTCGTGGGCCTACTCTGGCAGCCTCACTGGCTCTGCTCCCAGGCTTCTCAAGAGTCACCTCCAGTGGTCAGACACCCCCCACAGATGGGCCTCAGATGCCACCTTTAACTTACCTCCCAGCTCCATGTCTGTAGCCCGGTCAGTGGGTGTCTGCACCATGATGAAATTGCCCTTGCAGAGCTCCCCCAAAGGACTGGATGCAGCATTTGTGGGGGTTCCTCTAGATATTGGCACCTCCAATCGACCTGGCACAAG GTTTGGACCTCGACGCATCCGGGAGGAATCTGTGATGCTGAGGACAGTTAATGCAAGCACAGGGGCTCTCCCCTTCCAGTCCCTCATGGTGGCTGACATTGGTGATGTGAACGTGAACCTCTACAACCTTTCTGACAGCTGCCGGCTAATTCGAGAAGCCTATCAGAAAATAGCAGCAGCGAGCTGTATTCCTCTTACCTTGG GAGGAGATCACACAATCACTTACCCCATACTGCAGGCATTGGCAGAAAA GCATGGTCCTGTTGCGTTGTTACACATTGATGCCCACACAGATACAGCTGACGAAGCCTTGGGAGAGAAGCTCTACCATGGAACCCCCTTTCGCCGCTGTGTAGAAGAAGGACTTTTAGACTGTAAACGAGTAGTGCAGATAGGCATCCGGGGATCTGTCACAACTGTGAATCCCTACAAATACAATAGAGACCAG GGCTTCCGTGTAGTCCTGGCTGAAGACTGCTGGCTGAAGTCACTAGTTCCATTGATGGGGGAAGTGAGGCAGCAGATGGGAAACAAACCTATCTATATCAGCTTTGATATCGATGCCTTGGATCCAGCCTATGCCCCAGGGACAGGGACTCCTGAGATTGCTGGTCTCACACCAAGTCAA GCCTTGGAGATTATCCGTGGATGTCAAGGCCTAAATGTGGTGGGCTGTGACCTTGTGGAAGTTGCACCCATGTATGATCCTTCTG gaAACACAGCTCTCCTGGCAGCCAATCTGCTTTTTGAGATGCTGTGTATTCTCCCCAAAGTGAAAACAGCTTGA